One Euphorbia lathyris chromosome 1, ddEupLath1.1, whole genome shotgun sequence DNA segment encodes these proteins:
- the LOC136230327 gene encoding uncharacterized protein yields the protein MESTDKPEEAASKVTPKLAGTVNWGTATVIGVFAGLLYGGSKEAAASVSKDAEVMLKLGSTPDKREQYRMMRDAMEKRFVRVARGSIVGGVRLGMFTAAFYSLQNLLAEKRGVHDVLNVVGAGSTTAATFGLILPGSLRWRMRNVLLGSVLGAAVCFPLGWIQVKLIEKANEENLALNSGRMGEARSGVGAAIQRLEGNLKNK from the exons ATGGAATCCACTGACAAACCTGAAGAAGCTGCCTCGAAA GTAACTCCTAAATTGGCTGGAACTGTTAATTGGGGAACCGCTACAGTGATTGGAGTGTTTGCTGGCCTGTTATATGGAGGTAGCAAGGAGGCAGCTGCATCAGTT AGTAAGGATGCTGAAGTAATGTTGAAGCTTGGGAGCACTCCTGATAAGCGCGAACAGTATAGAATGATGAGGGATGCGATGGAGAAGAGGTTTGTCCGAGTCGCTCGTGGTTCAATAGTTGGTGGGGTGCGTCTTGGAATGTTCACTGCTGCCTTTTACAGTTTACAAAATCTGCTGGCTGAGAAACGTGGTGTACATGATGTTTTAAACGTTGTTGGAGCTGGTTCCACTACTGCTGCTACATTTGGCTTAATCT TGCCTGGATCTCTCCGGTGGCGTATGAGGAATGTTCTTCTCGGATCAGTTCTGGGCGCAGCAGTCTGTTTTCCTCTTG GTTGGATTCAGGTGAAGCTAATAGAGAAAGCCAATGAAGAAAATCTGGCCCTTAATTCTGGAAGAATGGGTGAAGCCAGGAGTGGTGTTGGTGCAGCAATTCAAAGGCTTGAAGGGAACCTGAAGAACAAGTAA